CATACTTTTACGCCTAATTTACCATACGTAGTATCTGCTTCAGCTGTACCATAATCTATGTCAGCACGGAGCGTATGAAGTGGAACTGTTCCCTCACTGTAATATTCAGCACGAGCGATATCTGCACCACCTAAACGACCAGATACCATTGTTTTAATCCCTTTTGCTCCAGCGCGTAAAGCACGTTGAATAGCTTGCTTTTGCACACGACGGAAGGATACACGGTTTTCTAATTGACGAGCAATATTATCTGCTACTAATTTAGCATCTAAGTCAGCTCTCTTAATTTCTACGATATTAATGTGGACACGTTTACCTGTCAACGCATTTAACGCTTTACGAAGTGCTTCTACTTCTGTACCACCTTTACCAATAACCATTCCTGGTTTTGCAGTGTGTACTGAAATATTCACACGATTAGCCGCACGTTCAATTTCCACTTTTGATACTGCAGAGTCACTTAATCTCTTAGTAATGTATTCACGAACCTTAAGGTCTTCATGCAACAAATCTGCATAGTCCTTATCAGCATACCACTTTGATTCCCAATCACGGATGACTCCGATACGCAAACCTACTGGATTTACTTTTTGACCCACTGATTATCCCTCCTTCTTTTCTGATACCACTACAGTAATGTGGCTCGTACGTTTATTAATTTGACTAGCACGTCCCATTGCACGCGGGCGGAAACGTTTCATAGTCGGGCCTTCGTTCACATACGCTTCTTCAACAACTAAATTATTAATATCCATCTCATAGTTGTGTTCTGCGTTTGCAACAGCTGATTTTAATACTTTTT
This sequence is a window from Cytobacillus sp. IB215665. Protein-coding genes within it:
- the rplV gene encoding 50S ribosomal protein L22; this encodes MQAKAVARTVRIAPRKARLVVDLIRGKQIGEALAVLRLTNKAASPIVEKVLKSAVANAEHNYEMDINNLVVEEAYVNEGPTMKRFRPRAMGRASQINKRTSHITVVVSEKKEG
- the rpsC gene encoding 30S ribosomal protein S3 is translated as MGQKVNPVGLRIGVIRDWESKWYADKDYADLLHEDLKVREYITKRLSDSAVSKVEIERAANRVNISVHTAKPGMVIGKGGTEVEALRKALNALTGKRVHINIVEIKRADLDAKLVADNIARQLENRVSFRRVQKQAIQRALRAGAKGIKTMVSGRLGGADIARAEYYSEGTVPLHTLRADIDYGTAEADTTYGKLGVKVWIYRGEVLPTKKNKEEGGK